One Nicotiana tabacum cultivar K326 chromosome 23, ASM71507v2, whole genome shotgun sequence genomic window, ACAACAGAAAAAGGTTATATGAGCATGAAAAGACTTGAGTGGAAaacaatatattaaaatattgcaaataattaattaatcataAAAGTAGTTGATGAAGCAGTCACTTCTGCTTTCCCCAATTACATGTTCCACCACACAATATGATTACCTTTGGTCAAGCAAAATAATATAGTTTTTGTGTTCTCATAACTCGAAAGGTTACAACATTTGGTAAATTGACAATAAATTGGTCCATCCCAACCCTTCTTAACAGCTGCATTAGGTTATAATGCATCACGTGCAAGCTCGATCTCTTACTTCACTCTTCAGAAAAATTTAAGATATTAGAAATAGCCCATTCCGAGATGTAATGAGGATTAACATATCCTAAATGACTGGTCCATTTATCATAGAGCTACTGCAGGAAACAGACAACAGAGAAGTGTCACAACTgtgtattaaattaaaaattccatAAGAAATGACACCACAGTtcagatttttctttaattaacttCAGCTACGAAACAGCAATGAGCTAATTTGCTCGAAGAACAAGCTAAATACTATAAAGGGAATCCATTTATTATCTGTGCCTACATTGTTATACTAATAAAGATACCAGAACCACTTCATTTAGAAAGGTAACAAAGTAAAGAAACCAGAATTattcagaagaagaaaaaagagagaaaaagaagtaaCATAAAGCATCCAGGATAAAGAAGACTTACCAAATGAAAAGGGAGACTTGTTGTTAAAGAGACCTCCTGAGCTCCATGATGCACCAAAACTTGAAGATGAATTAGCCAGACTACCGAAACTTGGAGATGAATTAGCCACAGCCCCAAAACCTGGAGATGAATTAGCCACAGGAACAGCAGGTTTGAGAAAAGATAATCTACCATCATTCTCCTTAGTTTCTGACTCTAGGGACTTCGAAGCAGCTTGGGATCCCAGTGCAGATTTATTCTCTCCATTGGAAGAAttagcttttagccaattcaCAACATCACTAAACTTATCCTGCAATTGAATGGCCACAATTGAAAAATCACCAGCAAACGAAGAAACAGCTATCAAGCTCTATGCACGCTCAATTTCTaggtgtttttttttaaattaaaaaaaaatgcttcgTATTCAAGTAGATGCTATGCTTTTCCAACAAAACCTTGCAGAAATATGTTGGCCTACCCTATCATCAATGAATTAGCAGACATTATTGTATCAATATGGGGAAATACAATAAGCAACACATCCCCAACCAAAGCAATTTATAAAAGTATCTTtggagtgtgtgtgtgtggagaAACATTCATACTAActatctggaaaaaaaaattggAGAGTGGAAATCTGAGATGCCGAAGATACCTTGATAGTTGAAGAATGGTTTAAGTAGTCTTGAACTCCATCTTCCCAAAGTTCATCAGGGTGGTTCTGTAACTGAGTTTGGACCCAACTGCTCACAAAAAACAGTAGTATCCACTAGTTCAATACAGATCTATGTCTGCGAAAGCTTTTTATCTTCCAATGAGACAAGCAACTTGAATGGAGATaaacaagaaagaaaacaaaacttTTCTCATAAAGGAGAAGAACCAGTGAGTTAACAAACATCAAGAAAAACATAGCTTGACATGCTGCTACCATATTTTAACGGAATAGACTAAGACTCTAGGGAAAGAAAGCATTACATCAATTAGATCCGTTTTCCCCAATCCATTCTGTGAAagcattcttttcctttttgttttatttatttaaactttTGGTATTGCTTTcttcttctgtttttttttttggttgttgggggggggggggcaggaAGAATGTAGAGAGATAGAATAACCATAGAGAGCATGACAAAATTACTTCTTGAGAAGCAAAGTAGTTGAAACAGAAAGATGAGAGACCTTGCAAACTGAGTATTGAGAGCTCTCACATGCTGTCTAGATGACTCAGCCCTTTGCATATCTAACTGCGGAGTCTTCATTGTTTGCGGCAGGGATTGTTCAGCCTTTTGTGGATCAAAAATTGATCCCGCCATTATTCTTTTGCCCTGAATCTGCTTTGAAACCAGAAAACAAGAGATATAAAAAAGGGTCAGCGCAACTATCCACAAAGATTCTCTTAAGATATACACAACCAGGATGGCCCCAATTTGCTAATTTCCAAAGATGCAAAGTTCAACACCATATCCCCTTGATGCATTGCAAGAATGTAAACAATTTCTTttggaagtaaaatcaaaacttTGTTTATTCTCCAATCCAAACAAATGGTAACAACTCTAACAAATCAATCAACTACCACTCAATCCCAAGTAATTGGGGTGAACAATACGAATGATCTGTATTTCTGCTCTGTTCAGTCAATTCATTACAATAGTAAATAATGTGTATTTCAAGTAAATGAAGTGGCTGGAAAACCATGACGGCTAAGGTTCAAATCCCAGAGGAGCAAGAAAAGATTATAAGTGATTTATTCCCATATGCCCAGGCCTTGGTCGGCAAAATTACCTAATACCTAGTGGAATAGTCAAGGTGCGCAAGCTGACGCTGATACCACTGTCATATAAAAAACAAAATCTACATAAAACTCAAAcctttagaaaatacaaaaaatgctAGCTTTACACAAATTTAACACACTTTCCTCCTTTACACAGTTGAAAATTAAGAATTTAGAACAACAGGGCAGCtctaatcaatcaatcaactagggTCACCATTCCAAATTAGTTACTCTCGGCTATATGATTATTCCTATACACCTTCCACTTTGTTCACGACCAGTTCATTCCAATACTAAATAATTCATCATTTAACTAAATCAACAACTCTAAGATCTAAAAAATTCAAGCACTCAGAATattaacccaaaaaaaaaaaaactcctttACACACTTGAAAACTAAGAATTTAGCATTTGTATAACAGAGAACAAACTCACTGAGTCGGTAGTGAACGAGTTGGAATCGGACGACGCGAATCGTTTAGTTCCTTTCATGATTTGAGAAAATCAAACATAAAATCGATTTCTGAATACACAGATATTTTAGTTATTGAGAAAtgtttctcaattttttttaaaaattagggtttttcttTTTCGAATGAACTGGGGTGGAAGAGGGAAATGGATATTTGGGCCGTGAAATTGGGTTTTGGGGCACTATTGTTATTCAATTTGAATttgggaaaaaaaataaaaaatagccagtTTGGGGCCCGGCCCTATAACGTTTTTAAGTGCAGCTGTTTGGTAATCATTTAACGGCCACTAAAAACTGCTGTAATTTTCACGTGGGACATGTGGTATTGTCTTTTTAGCAATTTCTAATTTCACATACCCCTCATTCCCCAGCCACACCCGAAAGATACTAGTGGGGCCAATcactttaaattaaaaaaatattttccgttaacTTTTACTTGTGCATTATTGATTTTGTACGCCCTTtaagcaataataaataaaatatattttatcatGATAccaatattaattgatatattgTCTTAAtgagtttgaaaaataatttggaatgagtaattaatgctaatgacaaaacatgaaaaataaaaataaaatttgttccCTTGATATgcgaaaagtgacaagtaaaaataaaaatttatttttataatactTGACAACTAAAAGTGAAGGGAGGAAGTACTAAAGACGAGAGTTTACACTAAAGGCATTTCATAAGAAGCACAATAAGCAACCAGGGGCGAAGCTACAGTGTagcaagggtggtcaactgaccacccttcgtcggaaaatgttgaaaaattaacactgtgtatataggtaaaatTTTGGATTTACATGCATGtaatacatattgaacacccttACAACAATGAAGAATCATAGCTCAGTGGCAAAGGGTGGTCAAGAGTGCCTCATGGTCGTGGGTTCGAGCTTCACTCtccacaatttttattttttttgttcaagtttgaacacccttgaaaTATTTTCTAGCTTCGTCACTGTAAGCAACACCAAGACAAATGAATTATAAGCATGCTCTGTCAGacttctaaaatcaacttatttttaaAAGTGTTAATTATTTTTGATGGGAAAATAGTTTGAATTaagctaattaatttgaaaaatacttttgaataaCAATTATTGTTTGGTCAGGCTTTTAAAAAATGcttctaaatatatttttctcaaaaatatttttcaagtcgGAAAGAATCTACTTTTTCTACTTCTTAAAAACTGTTGTCTTTCtactcaaaaaaatattttttttccttctaaaaacaGGATAAACACCTTATACTTTTAGCCCTAAAAAATAAACTTTTGATCAAAAAGAAACTTGACCAAACGCGAATTAAAGTACGGTCACATGCTTAATTAGAAATGAGCTAGGCTTTTGTTAAAATTGTTGAAAGGTACCACTTTTTTCTAGTACTATGTGCAGATAAAAGCACAAGTTCGTACTAAATGTTGAAATTAGGCTTGGTTTACTTAACAGTCTCATATGTGCGACCTATCTTAATTTTCTTTTCCGAATTTCAAATTTTTCCCATTTATTGACGCAAGTGAGACAATGGGAAGACTTGGCGTAATTGGTacatgtgatcaggaggtcacaggttcgagccgtgaaaataaCATTttacagaaatgcagggtaagattgcatacaatagactcttgtggtccgacACTTCCCCACAACCCTcgtatagcgggagcttagtgcaccaggaTACCTTTTATAGACGCAAGCGggagaaaaaaaatcagataagtCGATTCATAATAGAAGAAGGTTCCAGCTTATAAAATATTACTTGACAATAAATAATTACTTACTAAAAGTGTATATGGAGTAACTTACACAGCTTATATCGTGACAGATTATTAGTGAAACCATAAAACagataaataagaaaataaagttaCTGGAGATATCTTTGGGAAGAAATTAGAAACTTAAAAACAAAGTTGATTATTTTGAAATAGATCGAATAATTATTACACCACACACTTTTATGTTCTAAAAAACTCTTTTAACACATGAACTTAATTTATCAAAAGTAAGTATCGTGTGATTTTCATGACAGTTGAGCATATTAGTATGAATAAATATGAGTATTAAAATGGAAGAATTGTTAAATATAAGAATGCGTCAAATTGTTGAAACCGACAAAATAAATGTCATAGGAGAAGAAACTAATGAACTGTTAAGGTGAAGGGGATTACATATCAGATGACAATATTTTAATTAAAGTTAAAAATCAGGAAGTTCACCGAGTGAATTACTCGAACCATGAAATTCAATTGAATTAAGATCTTATGTAAATCGACAATAACAAATTGTTtacttttctatttctttgtTCGGGTTATTATTAACTCATGCTCAGCAGGGGTAtacaaaccgaaccgaaaaactgcaccaaaccgaaaagtcaaatcaATCCGATTAAAAAATTCGatgaggtttggtttgatttggtttggtttggtattgagtaaaaaactCGAACCAACTCGacacataaatatataatttttatatatacgtttaagattttatatagaactttctttaaaaaatgtctagaaatatttaggattttcttatgagatgtaatatttaatagaatatgaagtgctctatttttattaactttaaataatgtgttgtatgatcactttcttattaagtgttattgaaatgcgtcaatctctttgttgTTCCATgttcatatgtcaagatctattaaattcttatatcttttttcaaatttgaagtggtatttcgataattgaaaattaaatcgaacatatcattattcgggtatcatattgattttaatatttaactattaaattcggttaaccttaaaAGTGTACATTAACAAAAAGTTATTGTCAgataactaaaaaaataactatcatatgctactaagaaaattctcccataaaaatattttaatagatcatatatttgtcaatttttttaattttaattaaatatatatttaattacttataaaaaatttaacaaagtaagactGACAtattattcatgtaacaaaaaacccCGAAAAATTCgataaaaccgaaccaatccaaatcgatatagttagtttggtttggttttaataaaaaccgaaccaacccggtccatgtaaaCCACTAATGTCAGTATGGACATGCAACTATTTATCTAAAGTGTGTATTTTCTTTATACTGTTACtgcaaaatattaaattaaaaaacgAGTTTAAGTTTGATCTGAGAGTGTAAATATTTTACATTCGTATGCCAGTAACTAAAAAAAATTGTAACTTGCTGAAACGGATTAAATTACAATGAAAGAGTTAAAAATGTTTTTTTGCACCAATGGTGAAAACTTATTTTTTTCATAGAAAATGGCAACTGTACTCTCAGTATTCAGCTACAAATCATCTAATAATTGTTCAAATAAAGAAAATGTTGTCAAATAGAACATTATTTGGCTTATCCAATATGAACAGAGTTTGCTATCCTGCTGATATTTATGTCAAATTCTTTGCACTAAAAATCAAATCCACTCTCTCAATGTAAGGAACAAAATAACACCAGTCTACATCAACCAAAGAAATGGGGATCAAGAGAAGGAATATACTATATTCCATTTTTTATATATAGACAAACATAGAGCTTTTGTTATATTCCTGTGTTTTTATGACAAAAATAAAGTCCAAATATATCTAAAGAAAGCAAAGAGGTTCATGTAAACAAAAACGATAGAGGACAAAAGAAGTGGTTAGCAGCAACTACCAATAAACTTACTTCAAATAAgacttattttctttctctctttttacaTTTGAAGCTCAAACTAATGGCCTCTTCTCTTCATCTGGACTATTTTGTGATGATAAGTTTGCTTCTTTGTGATGATTTCGCCTAGTTGTGTTATCAGATTTCACAGCTTGTGGGGAAAGTTTACTGTCAGGCAATAGCCGCGAAACAATTCCCATTGACATTAACAGCAATCCAGAGCAATGTTGTTCAGTTAGCGGCTTAGTAAATATCAAGTATGACAACAACAATGTCACTGCCTTTCTTGCTGTGGTTACCTGTACGCCAAATGATCATTGAACGTTAACTCTAGCACGCCAAATGATCATTGAATGTTAACTCTAGCACGCCAAATGATCATTGAACGTTAACTCTAGCACCAGAGAAGCGAATAACAATAAGACTGCACATTTAGAGGATTAGAAACTCAAAAGATTTACCATAGCAGTAGTGGCTGCCCCAAAAATAGCAATGAGTGATAAAACCGAAATTTGACCAATGAATGTGGCCATTGCTTCGAATACCAAGACACCATAAACATACGGATGCTGTAAGTTACACAAAAAACGTGAGTCTAAGATAACTATGTAGCAGAAAGAAGAGAAGAATTTCTACTAGTTCACTCAAAGTTAG contains:
- the LOC107766129 gene encoding uncharacterized protein LOC107766129 isoform X2, whose product is MKGTKRFASSDSNSFTTDSIQGKRIMAGSIFDPQKAEQSLPQTMKTPQLDMQRAESSRQHVRALNTQFASWVQTQLQNHPDELWEDGVQDYLNHSSTIKDKFSDVVNWLKANSSNGENKSALGSQAASKSLESETKENDGRLSFLKPAVPVANSSPGFGAVANSSPSFGSLANSSSSFGASWSSGGLFNNKSPFSFGLQSSVQTQNSVPVKNDAANDVQDAEDEVEQPGSPSVKKTEEKGVTVVHEVKCKLYVKSTDPADKDEWKDRGTGQLSLKCKEGVSKGTRESKPTIVIRNDVGKILLNALLYPGIKTNMQKNSIVAIFHTSGDGDNDDAVVARTFLIRTKTGEDRDKLAAVIQEYAPAA
- the LOC107766129 gene encoding uncharacterized protein LOC107766129 isoform X1 — its product is MKGTKRFASSDSNSFTTDSQIQGKRIMAGSIFDPQKAEQSLPQTMKTPQLDMQRAESSRQHVRALNTQFASWVQTQLQNHPDELWEDGVQDYLNHSSTIKDKFSDVVNWLKANSSNGENKSALGSQAASKSLESETKENDGRLSFLKPAVPVANSSPGFGAVANSSPSFGSLANSSSSFGASWSSGGLFNNKSPFSFGLQSSVQTQNSVPVKNDAANDVQDAEDEVEQPGSPSVKKTEEKGVTVVHEVKCKLYVKSTDPADKDEWKDRGTGQLSLKCKEGVSKGTRESKPTIVIRNDVGKILLNALLYPGIKTNMQKNSIVAIFHTSGDGDNDDAVVARTFLIRTKTGEDRDKLAAVIQEYAPAA